The DNA sequence TATTTCAAGCGGGGCGGCCGGGTAGTTAAACGGGATTTTTTCTAGTCAAGGAGACTTCACATGAAGTTCGTTCGCAAGATGCTGAAGAATGAAAAGGGTGCAACCGCCATTGAATATGGCCTGATCGCAGCTCTGATCGCTGTCGCCGCCATCGGCGCCATGACCAGCCTCGGCGGCAAGCTGGGTAATACCTTCAATAAAGTTTCGGCCAACATGAACTGATTTCGAAACGATTTTAAAGAAAGGCGGCAGGAGCAATCCCGCCGCCTTTTTTGTTTTGCACCCTTCCCGACAGCTATGTATAATCCTTACTCGCTGGCCGGGTTTAAGACGCTTTGGACGGTCAAAGCGTTGAGCGCCAGAAGCGCTCCAGTTGATGCCGGTATAGCCATACGTTGGCTAATCGATTGCACCGTATCGCCAGCCTTGACGATCACCACGCTGATGCGACGCGGCTTTATAGCTGCGGCTTCCTGTGAGGTAATTCGCGTGACGGATTGCACAATGGAAGAAAATGACCCCTGCCCCCGCCCCGAAGGAGTCGGCAGCAGAAAATGATAGGCCTTCCCGCTACCAAAATCATAGGCGAATACCGTCGCATGAACCTGGCGTGGATCACCGCCGTAAAGAACGGCTGCGGCTCATCAACGCTAAACCTCCTCACGGCTCCCCCAGACATACTCAACCTGCTACCGGGACGAAACGACGTTCCGGATGCATGTTCCCAGAGAGCAG is a window from the Sphingobium sp. Cam5-1 genome containing:
- a CDS encoding Flp family type IVb pilin, which encodes MKFVRKMLKNEKGATAIEYGLIAALIAVAAIGAMTSLGGKLGNTFNKVSANMN